The nucleotide window TCCACTTTGCGGCAAAGAGGACGATAAACATGATGGCCGAGTAGAAGACTGGTGTGGAAAACCCAACCAGGCTCGTCACTGTTGCGGCCGAAGACATCGGGCTTTCGGGCCGTCGGGCGGTGTAGACGCCGATGGCCACACCCAGCCCCACTGCGAAGAGAAGTGAAGTGCCGGCCAGCAGCACCGTAGCGAAGAGTCGCTCGACGATCAGGCGGAGGACCGGCTCGTTGAAGTAGATGGAATCGCCCAGGTCAAGTTGGGCGACGTTACCGACGTAGGTCCCCAACTGGACGAGAAGCGGTTGGTCTAGTCCGTATTCGGCCCGGACCTGGGCGAGAAACTCGGCGTCACCGACGCCTTGGTCACCGGCGAGGTAGAGGGCGGCGTCACCCGGGGCGATCTGGATCAGAAAGAACACGACGACCACGACTGCCAGTAGCAGCCCAATCGCTTGTCCTATTCTGCTCCCGATTCCCCGGGCGAGCGCCGTCACCTCTCGTCTCTATTGGTTTATGTCTCAGCTATAAGCCGATGCCTACTTGTCGATCCAGACGTTTTCCATGCCGGAGAGCGAGCCCCACGTCCCAAGCGGCATGTTCATGACGTAGGTCTGGTGAGCTCCGTAGATCGGCAGCGCGTTGATGCCGTAGAACGGCAACTCCACTGCGGTGATCTCC belongs to Acidimicrobiales bacterium and includes:
- a CDS encoding ABC transporter permease encodes the protein MTALARGIGSRIGQAIGLLLAVVVVVFFLIQIAPGDAALYLAGDQGVGDAEFLAQVRAEYGLDQPLLVQLGTYVGNVAQLDLGDSIYFNEPVLRLIVERLFATVLLAGTSLLFAVGLGVAIGVYTARRPESPMSSAATVTSLVGFSTPVFYSAIMFIVLFAAKWSLLPVGGIEDVRYDGNWVGETIDLLQHLILPALSLGIIYLAIYSRLARASMLEVLESDYIRTARAKGARERVVVYKHALRNAIIPVVTAAGLQVGNLLSGALLVEVVFAWPGIGRLAVDSIFRRDTPTLLGIMIFSSAMVIVANLLTDLVYRLIDPRIRVGGSR